A region from the Pelecanus crispus isolate bPelCri1 chromosome 23, bPelCri1.pri, whole genome shotgun sequence genome encodes:
- the LOC142595797 gene encoding ubiquitin carboxyl-terminal hydrolase 42-like — protein sequence MAWPQRQRAGAGLYNLGNTCFLNSVLQCLTYTPPLTNYLLSREHSQSCCQQGFCMMCVMEAHVHKVLHSSASAIQPRAVAKHFELGVQEDAHEFLCYTVDAMQRACLSGSNHLDSSSQGTTIVQQIFGGFLRSRVTCLSCKAVSDTYEAFLDIPLDIKAASSVTGALEDFVKPEQLDGENGYKCSKCEQLATASKSLTIHRSSNVLTVCLKRFDAFSGRKISKVVKYPEYLDLGAYMSQAGGEPLLYSLYAVLVHEGSGCQAGHYYCFVKASNGRWYKMNDDSVGLCDIKTVLRQRAYLLFYARCDIWCKRHKETKALQALPLTVPPTGSSC from the exons ATGGCCTGGCCGCAAcgacagagagctggagcaggactcTACAACCTGGGCAATACGTGCTTCCTCAACTCCGTCCTGCAGTGCCTGACGTACACGCCCCCTCTCACCAACTACCTGCTCTCTCGTGAGCACAGCCAGTCAT GTTGTCAGCAAGGCTTCTGCATGATGTGCGTAATGGAAGCGCATGTTCACAAGGTCCTGCATTCCTCAGCCAGTGCCATCCAGCCGAGGGCTGTCGCCA AACACTTTGAGCTTGGCGTGCAGGAAGATGCCCACGAGTTTTTATGCTATACTGTTGATGCCATGCAGAGAGCTTGCCTGAGTGGAAGCAACCA CTTGGACAGCTCTTCTCAAGGAACTACCATCGTCCAGCAAATATTTGGGGGCTTTCTGAGATCAAgag TAACGTGCTTGAGTTGCAAAGCCGTTTCCGACACCTACGAGGCATTCCTTGATATTCCTTTGGATATCAAG GCAGCCTCCTCTGTCACTGGAGCTCTGGAAGACTTTGTCAAACCTGAGCAGCTGGATGGTGAAAATGGCTACAAATGCAGCAA GTGTGAACAGCTGGCCACTGCGTCCAAGAGCCTTACAATACATCGTTCCTCCAATGTCCTGACAGTGTGCCTGAAGAGATTTGATGCTTTCTCTGGCAGAAAGATTAGCAAG GTTGTGAAGTATCCAGAATATTTGGACCTTGGCGCATACATGTCTCAGGCGGGTGGAGAACCGCTCCTCTATTCCTTGTATGCCGTCCTGGTACACGAAGGTTCTGGCTGTCAGGCAGGACACTATTACTGCTTCGTGAAG gcCAGCAATGGACGGTGGTACAAGATGAATGATGACTCTGTAGGTCTTTGTGACATCAAGACGGTTCTCCGCCAGCGTGCATATTTACTCTTCTATGCCAG GTGTGACATCTGGTGCAAGAGACACAAGGAAACCAAGGCATTACAAGCATTGCCACTGACGGTCCCTCCAACAGGGTCATCTTGTTAA
- the LOC142595796 gene encoding E3 ubiquitin-protein ligase RBBP6-like, whose protein sequence is MMIQSCQEYDPSNYLKKALGPPPPSYTCFRCGKPGHYRKNCPTHGEKKIKKSTGIPRSFMVEVEDPNTKGAMLTKSGKYAIPAINAEAYARGKKEKPPFLPAEPSSSSSSADPIPEELLCLICKDLMTDAAVIPCCGNSYCDECIRTALLESEEHTCPTCHQTDVSPDSLIANKFLRQQQQQQQPPPPPPPLLPVTPPAALVSAAQLSKPSPLSISSLLEEKGYQVPVQRQPAVASVVGPQGQPIPTAGHPVRARTIRSAGGRAGWELSKSPRNASSYSRRSYTYSKSRAGSSHSYSRRFGRSHSHSYSRSPPNRRRGKGKSRNSRSRSRAHGYHQSRSRSPPYRRSKSRPRSPVFRGQCPMKQTIPQGEEERQPFNRHTQVPPYDMKVHYGRSADVRDPFEQERYSAWERNYREWYEKFYKGCSVTRGSLFMLPSRDDATPNNNITKASKASQKMDTSLEKSAQLEPPVKKAKKE, encoded by the exons ATGATGATACAGTCTTGCCAGGAATATGATCCATCCAA ttaccTGAAGAAAGCCTTGGGTCCACCTCCACCATCTTACACTTGCTTCCGTTGTGGAAAACCTGGCCACTATAGGAAGAACTGCCCAACACATGGG gaaaagaa aattaaaaagagcacaggaattcCCAGGAGTTTCATGGTGGAGGTGGAAGATCCCAACACCAAGGGTGCTATGCTGACGAAAAGTGGAAAATACGCAATACCAGCTATTAATGC GGAAGCTTATGCtagaggcaagaaggaaaagcctccCTTCCTACCAGCGGagccgtcctcctcctcctcctcagctgatcCTATTCCAGAGGAGTTGTTGTGTCTCATCTGTAAAGATCTAATGACAGATGCAGCTGttattccctgctgtgggaacagTTACTGTGACGAAT GCATTAGAACAGCGTTGCTGGAATCTGAGGAGCATACCTGCCCAACGTGCCACCAGACAGACGTTTCGCCTGATTCTTTAATTGCCAACAAGTTCCTACGCCAG cagcaacagcagcagcagccaccaccaccaccaccaccactcctgCCTGTCacacctcctgctgctctggtgagtgctgctcaactgtctaaaccttcccctctgtcaatcagcagtctgttggaagagaag GGCTACCAGGTTCCTGTTCAAAGGCAGCCAGCAGTAGCAAGTGTTGTGGGCCCCCAAGGACAACCAATACCCACAGCTG GTCATCCAGTGAGAGCCAGAACAATTCGctcagcaggtggcagagcaggctgggaact GTCCAAGTCTCCCCGTAATGCTTCATCTTACTCTAGAAGGTCATATACCTATTCCAAGTCAAGAGCTGGTTCTTCCCATTCCTACTCTCGAAGATTTGGTCGTTCCCATTCTCACTCCTACTCGCGGTCGCCACCGAATCgaagaagaggcaaagggaagagcCGTAACTCTCGGTCTAGGTCAAGGGCACATGGTTATCACCAGTCAAGGTCAAGGTCACCCCCATACAGAAGATCCAAATCACGGCCAAGATCACCAGTATTTAGAGGCCAGTGTCCCATGAAACAGACTATACCtcaaggggaggaagaaaggcagccttttaacagacacacacaagttcCACCCTATGATATGAAGGTTCACTATGGCAGATCTGCTGACGTCAGAGATCCTTTTGAGCAGGAAAGATACAGCGCATGGGAAAGGAACTATCGAGAATGGTATGAAAAGTTTTATAAGGGCTGTTCTGTTACAAGGGGCTCTCTGTTCATGCTCCCAAGCAGAGATGATGCCACCCCT AACAACAATATAACAAAAGCATCTAAAGCTTCCCAGAAGATGGACACCAGTCTTGAAAAATCTGCTCAATTGGAACCTCctgtaaaaaaagcaaagaaggagTAG
- the LOC142595881 gene encoding olfactory receptor 14C36-like, with the protein MSNSSSITEFLLLAFTDTRELQLLHFWLFLGIYLAALLANGLIITAIACNHRLHTPMYFFLLNLSLLNLGSISTAVPKAMANSLWGTRAISYLGCAAQLFLVVFFISAEYCLLTIMAYDHYVAICEPLHYGTLLGSRACVHMAAAAWGTGLLYAVLHTINTFSIPFCHGNALDQFFCEIPHILKLSCSYDYLREVGLVVVGCFLFLGCFVFIVVSYVQIFRAVLQIPSEQGRHKAFSTCLPHLAVVSLFVSTAMVTYLKPPSISSPPLDLVLAVLYSVVPPAVNPLIYSMRNQELTEAIKKVISWMIFNTDIFSGTVHK; encoded by the coding sequence atgtccaacagcagctccatcactgagttcctcctcctggcattcACAGACAcacgggagctgcagctcctgcacttctggctcttcctgggcatctacctggctgccctcctggccaaCGGCCTCATCATCACCGCCATAGCCTGCAACCAccgcctccacacccccatgtacttcttcctcctcaacctctcCCTCCTCAACCTGGGATCCATCTCCACCGCTGTCCCTAAAGCCATGGCCAATTCCCTGTGGGGTACCAGGGCCATCTCCTACTTGGGATGTGCTGCCCAACTCTTTCTGGTTGTCTTTTTCATCTCAGCAGAGTATTGTCTTCTCACCATCATGGCCTACGACCACTACGTTGCCATCTGCGAACCCCTGCACTACGGGACCCTGCTGGGTAGCAGAGCTTGTgtccacatggcagcagctgcctggggcactgGGTTACTCTATGCTGTGCTGCACACAATCAATACATTTTCCATACCCTTCTGCCATGGCAATGCCTTGGaccagttcttctgtgaaatcccccacatcctcaagctctcctgctcaTATGACTACCTCAGGGAAGTTGGACTTGTTGtggttggttgttttctttttttgggatgttttgttttcattgtggtgtcctatgtgcagatcttcagggccgTGCTGCAgatcccctctgagcagggacgccacaaagccttctccacgtgcctccctcacctggccGTGGTCTCCCTGTTTGTCAGCACTGCCATGGTTACCTACCTGAagcccccctccatctcctccccacccctggacctggtgctggcagttctgtactcggtggtgcctccagcagtgaaccccctcatctacagcatgaggaaccaggagctcaCGGAGGCCATTAAGAAAGTGATTTCATGGATGATTTTCAACACTGATATATTTTCCGGTACTGTTCACAAATGA